A window from Primulina eburnea isolate SZY01 chromosome 2, ASM2296580v1, whole genome shotgun sequence encodes these proteins:
- the LOC140823645 gene encoding 14-3-3 protein 4-like encodes MSPADSSREENVYMAKLAEQAERYEEMVEFMEKVTRTAGTDELTVEERNLLSVAYKNVIGARRASRRIISSIEQKEESRGNEDHVNTIKEYRGKIEAELSKICDGILNLLETHLVPAAGSAESKVFYLKMKGDYHRYLAEFKTGTERKEAAESTLLAYKSAQDIALAELAPTHPIRLGLALNFSVFYYEILTKPDRACNLAKQAFDEAIAELDTLGEESYKDSTLIMQLLRDNLTLWTSDITDDAGDEINEASKRESGDGQR; translated from the exons ATGTCTCCAGCTGATTCATCGCGCGAGGAAAATGTGTACATGGCCAAGTTGGCCGAACAAGCGGAGCGGTATGAGGAAATGGTCGAGTTCATGGAGAAGGTTACAAGGACAGCCGGCACCGATGAGCTGACTGTGGAAGAAAGAAACCTCCTCTCTGTGGCATACAAGAATGTGATTGGTGCCAGGAGGGCTTCACGGAGGATAATCTCTTCCATTGAGCAGAAGGAAGAGAGTCGGGGAAATGAGGATCATGTGAATACCATTAAAGAATACCGGGGTAAGATTGAGGCAGAACTCAGCAAAATTTGTGATGGAATTTTGAACCTTCTCGAGACCCATCTCGTTCCTGCTGCTGGTTCTGCTGAATCCAAggtgttttatttaaaaatgaagGGTGATTATCATCGGTATTTGGCTGAGTTCAAGACTGGGACCgagagaaaagaagctgctgaGAGTACTCTGCTGGCCTACAAATCTGCTCAG GATATTGCATTGGCTGAATTGGCTCCCACTCACCCAATCAGACTTGGACTTGCACTTAACTTCTCCGTTTTCTATTATGAAATCCTTACTAAACCAGATCGCGCCTGCAACCTTGCTAAACAG GCTTTTGATGAAGCTATTGCCGAACTAGATACATTGGGTGAGGAATCATACAAGGACAGCACATTGATCATGCAACTTCTGCGAGACAATCTAACTCTTTGGACTTCTGATATCACG GATGATGCTGGGGATGAGATCAATGAAGCTTCGAAACGGGAATCTGGTGATGGTCAACGGTGA